The DNA window GCATTCGGCGAAGCGAACGGAAGCGGGGGACGAGGAGGTGGCGGAGGAAGTGTCTGCTGCTGTGTGACGGGGATATCCGTTATCGAAATCGTGTTTTCGGCTCTCGTAATCAGGCGGTGCTCCATCTCATCCAGCGGGAAGAATGCAAATGCGGAGATGACGAGCATCAACGCAACAACCAGCGATACTTCGAAATACCGCCGTGTTTTCCCTTTGATATTCGCCCGGGATTTTTTGTGAACTGCCATGCTCTCATCCTCCTTCCTGATTCGGGGAAATCGTTGCATCCCGAATACCGTGTCCCGGAAGGGAGGAGTGTGCGAACAACGGCCGGACCGTCATCGGCCGGCCGAAATTCGCGATACTATCTATGCTCTTCCCGGTGAGTGCCGGGAGGGAACGGGATGTCTAGTTGAGACGGAAGCGTACGGGCACGGAGACCTTGACGTTCACCGGCTTGCCACGCTGGAGGCCGGGATTGAAGGTGACTTTCTTGACTGCTTCCATAGCAGCTTCGTCACAACCACCGCCGATGCCGCGCATGACCTCGGTACCGGTGACCTTGCCATCCTTGTTCACGTAGGCAAGAACGACGACGGTACCTTCCACGCCTGCACGAATCGCGAGATCGGGGTATACGAGATGCTTGCGTACGGCATCGAGTCCGCCAATAATCGTCGGGGGATCTTCCACGACCTCAAAGTACACTTCCTCTTCCTCTACCTGCTTCTGTGCGGGAGGGGCTGCGGGAGCTTCCATCGTCGCTTCGAGATCGATTTCCGAACTGATGTCGATATCATCAATGGCATCAGCGCTGGGAGCCTCGATGGGGATGGGAGGACGCGGTGGGGGAGGCGGGCGGTTTTCCTGCCTCGTGTTCTCGATGTCTTCAACTTTCACGATCTCGTCGCTGGCCTGGATCGCCACGTTCTCACGCTGGATATCCGGGAAAAAAGCGAATGCGGCGGTCACCAGGAGGAGCGCGATGATAAGCGAGATCTCCATGTACCTCCGCGCTTTTCCTTTGACGTCCGCCTTTGGGGTTTTTTCGACTGCCATCGTGTAATCCTGCTCTTATCGTAAATGAATTGTTCGCAGTTTCAGGTAAAGCAATATACCTCCGCTCTGTAGTATTGTCAACTCACTTTCTACGCCGCAACGTGTACGTTCTGTTCCCGTTTCCCCTTGAATTTCCGGCACGAAACAAAATTTCCGGTGCGCATATATTGTGTTTTCCTGGCAATCGTCGTATATTTAGATTCTTGCCTGGATGGCGGAATAGGCAGACGCGCTACATTCAGGATGTAGTGTCCGAAAGGGCGTGCAGGTTCGACTCCTGTTCCAGGCACTTGAGAAAAATCCCGTCCCGCATTCGCGGGTCGGGATTTTTCGCTTTAGTCTCCGCCTGCTTGCCCCGCCGTAGTTCGGCGGGTCACTGATCATCATTGGATTAAAACGGGGGACAAGAAGCGGAACGAAGGCGGGCGCGGAGTCGCGTGAGCGCCGCTTCGCGCCGCGCGGGAGTTCTGCTTACGCAGAACGTTTCATCGCCATCACGCTCAAGCGTGGTGGCGATGCCAATGAACGCTCTGCGTTCATTGCATCCTGCCGGGAGCGGAAACGGGGAAACACTGGCAAATTCGGTAACTTTCACCTTTATCACGGGTTACTGTTAATGTGACTCGCCATGAAAAACTGGGTGCCGGACGTTGAGGAAGCTCTCTCTTTATATTGTAGTGCTGATGCTGTTCGTGGGGAGCGCGCAGGCGCAGTTGAATCTGAATTTCAAGCGCATTACGGTGAATTGGCCGACGATTGAGATGTACTTTAGCGTGGGGTGTCAGGGAGAACCGGCCTACAACATGTCGAAACAGGATTTCCGCATCCGGGAAAATGGTGAGGAGGTCAAGGACTTCACGCTCTGGTGTCCCGATCCAGCCATCCGCTGCGCTTCGTCCATCGTCATGGTGGCGGACGTCAGCGGGAGTATGCGAGGGGAGCCCATGATGCGCATGAAAGAGGCAATGCACTGGCTGATCGACGCGCATGATGGGTTGCTTGATGAAGCAGCACTGGTCTCAGCCGGAGAAACGACGGAGATCGTGCAGGGTATGACTGCGCTGAAACCGTTTCTCTACGATGCTATCGATGGATTGTTCGCGAGTGGATCATCGGCGGTGTTCAATGGGTGCTGGGCAGGGATGATGGAGCTTATCAATAACGGGGTGAATTCGTGCAGGGCGGTCATTCTGTTTTCTGACGGATTGGACAATGCATCTAATCACACCATGAACGAATTGATCGCCACTGCGAACAGGAATCGGATTCGCATCTTTACTATTGGTACCGGACGCACAATCAAGAACCTGGATCTCGAGGTCCTCGCACTGCTCACCGGGGGACGCTATTACGAGAATCCGAGGGAAGCGCAGATGATAGCCATCCTGAAGGAAATCAGCGTTATCATCTTCCAGGGTTTCCAGGAATGTGTCATCACGTACGAGAGGGACTGCGCTGATGGCACAATGCGTTCGGTCGATTTTCAATTGCGGGATTTCTGCGGAGGCAACGACGAAAAAAGCAAGAAATACCGTGCTCCGTTGGACAGTATCTCCTACTGGCGCCAGCATTTGCGCATACCTGAAATCGTTTCCGAACCTGTACCAACGGTCACACTCCCGCTTGAACTCACCGCAGTTCCGAAAGACTCCATCCTTTATCCGTTCACCCTTCAACTGACTGCTTCCGAACCCCGGCGGCCACTGTATGATGTGACGATACCCCAGGGCAGTCCGATCGAGAACGCTCAGATACGACTGTCCAAAACGGGTGACGGACTGCTTTTCTCCCTCGAAGAAGAAGTTGCGGTGCGGGATACGGGAAGACTCCTCGATATGCATTTCAGCACTGCGGGCATAGCCGATAGCAGCCACTTCCCGCTGCGTACGGAAGTGCATGATCACGCACGCTGCGTCGGCACAATAGTGGAAGAGGGCGGATATATGATCGTGCCCAGGCTTCTCCCCCGTATTGATGGCCCGGATACCGTGTACGGTTGTCACTCCTCCGCGGTCACGCTCTCGGCAAATACGGGTTTTTCCGAGTACCTGTGGTCGAACGGAGACAGGGGAAGGACGATCGAGGTGCATCAGAGCGGGGAGTACTGGGTGCAGGTCAAGGATGTCTTCGGCGATCCACTCCGGTCGTCAAGCGTAACCGTGGTCATTCGGCCGGAACGCAATGTGTGGATCGAACATGATGGACCCCTTGAGGTCTGCAATCCCGAAACCGTTACGCTCCGCGTGGGTGGGGATACCGAAGGGGCGCAGATTTACTGGAACGGCAATTCCTGGGCGCGTGCTCAATTCAATGTCGGTGCTACAGGAATGTACTGGGCCGAGGTCGTCGATGCCGAGGGATGCAGGCACTTGACGGATACCGTTATGGCGACGGTCAACACCCCGCCGCTGCATCTGAATGTGCAGAACGATACAATGATATGTGCAGGGGACCTGCTGGAACTGCGTGTGCTCGAAGATTATCCACGCTATGGATGGTCCACCGGCGACAGTACGCAATCGATCCTCGTCCTGGGGGAATACTATCGTCCCTACGAAGTCACCGCGTGGGACAGTGCCGGCTGCCGGAGCGTGAAGAAAAATATACGAGTGCTGCTTTATCCCGGGGAAACGCTCGAACTGTTTCCCTCGAATCTGGTCTATGTATGTGACAGCGCGTCGGCCCAAGTCGCGGCCTCGGGGAATTTCGTTTCCTGGGAATGGTCCAGCGGAGAAAGAACCCCATTCATCAATATCACTTCTCCGGGACAGTACATTCTGACAGCGACGGACACGAATGGTTGCTCGGTTATCGATACCGTGTTTGCGCGTCCCGCGGAGATGCTCCCGCCGCCGCGGATTGGAACGCCACAGGGCACAGTCATCTGTACGAACGGCTCATTGCCTCTTGACGGCGGTGCGGGCTATATCGCCTGGCGCTGGTCTACCGGCGACACCACACGCAGTATTCTCGTCAGCGATTCCGGTTCCTACTATGTGGATGTCACTGCCCACGGCGGATGCGTTTATCGCTCGCAACCGGTGTACATCTTCCGGCGCAGTTCTCCGAACGACGGAATACAGGTTCAGGGTGATACGCTACTCTGTCCGGGAGAAACCATAAAGCTCATCGCGCCGCCCGGACAGCAGTACTATTTCTGGACGACCGGAGAAACGACGTCCTCAATACTTGTGCGTGACGGTGGGCACTACGCAGTGACCTACGTTACACCCGAGGGCTGTGAGGATACTGCTCCCACGATATTTCTGTATGAGCCCGAGGCCCGTTTCCCGGTGATTTCTCGCGCGGGAGACCAACTGCGTACTCAATCCGGCGCAGTCAGCTACCAGTGGTACTGGGAGGATGGTTCACTCGCTGGTGAAACGGATTCTGTGCTTCAGGTCTCCCGAACCGGTCGTTATGCCGTCGTGATCGTGGACAGCTGCGGACGCAACCTGCGCAGCGAAGACTTCATCGTGAGCGTGTTGGAGGTCCCGACAGCCATCCCGTCTACCCCGCAGCTCGCGGTCTACCCCGATCCCGCGAGAAATATGCAGAATCTGCATATTTCCGGTTGCCAGGGACCGATGGAAGTCACGCTGCATGATTTACTCGGACGGCAGCGGCTTTCACGGCACGTCCCACACAACGGTACGATCACCCTCGACATCAGCGCTCTCCCTCGCGGCGTGTACATCCTGCGCCTCGCGCACGGGCAGGGGAGCATGACAAGGCGGGTTGTTTTGGAATAGGTATTGCCTCCTCGCGCCTTCGGCGCTCGGAGTCGTGCTTTCCTCCGCGATGCGGAGGAGGTATTTCCCCTCGCTTCGCGAGGTGAGGCTTTTCCACCGCTACGCGGTGGAGGTGTTGTCACAGTGTCATGGTGAAATGGTTGTCGTGGCTCAAGCCCGGACCAGCGAAGCTGGACCAAAAACTTCCCTTCGTCCCTTCGCGGCATCGTGGTTCAATTGTTACAGAGGAAATATGAAACACCTCACGACAGTTATCATTCTCTGCATTCTGCTCGCTAGCAGCGCGCAGGCGCAGCCGAATCTGAACTTCAAGCGGATCACCGTGAACTGGCCGACGATAGAAGTGTACTTCGCGGTCAGCTGTGACGGTGTGCCAGCGCATGATATGGTCAAACAGAACTTCGCCATCCTTGAGAATGGAAAAGAAATCGAAAATTTCACGTATTGGTGTCCGGATCCTTCCATTCGTTGCGCTGTTTCTGTGGCGCTGGTCGCAGATGTGAGCGGGAGTATGCGAGGGGAAGCGCTCGATGATGCGAAGCTGTTGATGAAATCGTTTGTTGATTTATTGGATGGACAGATCGATGAGGCGACACTCATTTCTGCCGGGAACGATATAAGAGTCGAACAGATTATGACGCCACTAAAACTACTGCTTCTCCCGGCCGTACAGCAGCTGGAGAGCGGTGGGCAATCGAACACCTTTGATGGGGTTATTCGTGGGATTGAGGAACTGATAAATTCCGGCGTTAATCAGTGCCGAGCGATTCTCGTGTTCACTGATGGACTGGACAATGCTTCAGAACATGGCATCGATGAAATTATCAGTCTGGCAAACCGTAACCGGTTGCGTGTGTTTACCATCAGTACCGGGTATACAATCCAGGATGTGGATCTTGAGAGACTGGCCCTGTTTACCGGTGGCAGGTACTACCGGAGACCGAACGCAGGGCAGATGGCCGCCATCTACCAGGAAATCAGCAGTATTATTTTTCAGGGATTTTATGAATGCGTCCTGACCTATGAGCGCGGCTGTGCAGATGGCAGCATGCGCACGGTGTCGGTGCAGTTGAAGGATTTCTGCAATGGTGCGGACGAGAAAAGTCAGACATACAGAGCGCCGCTCGATTCAACAACGTTCAGAGAACAGCATTTCCGTCTTGGAACAGTTGTCTCGGAGCCGACCGATATCGTCAGTGTTCCCTTCCTGCTGGATGAATCTCTCGGGAGCCGAACGTTGTTCCCATTTGATATTACAATTACAAACGGTCGCCCTGCTCGAGATATTCTCGACGTTACCATCCCGCCAGACAGTCCACTCAATGGTCTGTCGATGAGTCTGGACGAATATACCGACAGCATACGAATACAGCTATTCGACACGTTGAGTGTACAGTCCAATGATACTCTGTTTGCATTACGGTACGGTACACTGGGTGTATTTGACAGCACTTTCTTCCCACTGAGCGCGAATGTGCAAACCAACTATCCCTGCATCCTTACTGATGTACTCGACGGTGGGTATTACATCGTACCCAAACTGTTTCCGATTATCGAGCCGGAGGGCCCCGTGTCGGCCTGTCCTGGTGATGTGGTCATCCTGCGTGCGAATGAAGGTTTCTCTGAATACCGCTGGTCCAACGGGGCAAAGACGGAAAGCGTATCCATTGATGAGGGTGGAGTTTATTTCGTTGATGTCGTGAGCTTTCTCGGTGATACTCTGCGATCGAAAAGTGTCCTTGTGGATATGCCGCGCAAGCGCGTTGTTCGTATCGATACCGGCAGTGGATTGCAGATATGCAATGGTGAACAGCTTGAGCTGACAGTTGCAGGTGATACCGCTGGCTGCAGATATTTCTGGAACGGATCTTCAACGCCCTCGGAAACAATGGTCGCAAGTACGGAGGGAGAGTATTGGGCGGTGGCAGTGGATTTTTCGGGCTGCACACATCCTACGGATACAGTTCGGGTGAGCGTTGCCGCTCCCTCGGTCACGCTTAACGTCGGTGATGTAGCCTGGCTCTGTGAAGAGGATACACTTCGCCTTACCGTGACAGAGCAATATCCGCGTTACGCGTGGTCAACGGGAGATAGTACGCGGAGCATAACGATAACACCGGATGACTGGCAGTTGGTAACGGTGACGGCCTGGGACAGCGCAGGCTGCATGAGCTTTCCGCGGACGGTTGAATGCAGGTTGTTCGGATCCCAGTTGCCTGCAATTTTCACGCCGGATGGACGCGCACTCTGCAATGGGATTGGAATCCGACTCGAAGCAGCGGTCGGTATCACTGATGTTGCGTGGTCAACCGGTGAACGCACGAGGTCGATTGTGGTGTCAGCTGCTGGGGACTATTCTCTCGCGGCGATCGATTCCAATGGTTGTGAGGTTCGCGACAGCGTGCGAATCTTTGATGCGTCGACACTTCCGTTGCCGGAGATTTATGCACCCACGGGACTTACACTTTGTGACAGCTGGCCTATCCGTCTCTACACTGAGGATAGCTATTACGGCTGGAAATGGTCTACCGGTGACACGACACGTGCTGTGGCTATTTCCGATACCGGGTGGTATTACGTTGATGTGATGCTTGCAAGCGGATGCATGCTCCGGTCGAATCCTGTCCATGTCGATAGAGAGTTCAATCCTCCGCCGATAATTGAAATTGACGGTGGGACAGCCATGTGCCCGGGTGACACCATTCGTCTCACCGCTCCTGCCGGCCAGGTTCTGTATTTCTGGAACACAAAGGATACCACCAGAAATATTCTCGTGACACAGCCAGGGATCTACGCGGTGACTTATCTGAGTCCGGGAGGTTGTGAAAATTCAACGGACGCGGTGCGTATTCGTTACCACGGAGAAGAACGTCCTCGGCTTGCTCGCAGCGGCGACTCCCTGTTCACAACATCTGATGCTATGTCAATTCAGTGGGTATGGGATGGAGTGCGAATTCCAGGGGAAACTGACTCGGTGCACCATGTTACACGCACAGGCAGGTACTGGGTGGAAGTCGTCGACAGTTGTGGACGCACGCAGCGCAGCGACACGCTGCTGGTCAGCACGCTCGACATGCGTTCACCAATTGCGAACACCCCGCAGCTTAGTGTCTACCCCGATCCCGCGCGAAATATGCAGAATCTGCATATTTCCGGCTGCCAGGGATCGATGACGGTCACGCTGCATGATTTACTCGGACGGCAGCGGCTTTCGCGGCATGTTCCGCACAACGGCACGCTCACCCTTGACGTCAGCGCTCTCCCTCGCGGCGTGTATATCCTGCGTCTCACGCATGCGCAGGGGAGCCTACAGCGGCGAGTGGTTTTGGAGTAGGTATTGCCTCCTCGCGCCTTCGGCGCTCGGAGTCGTTGTTTCCTCCGCGATGCGGAGTAGCTATTTCCATCCGCTGTGCGGATGGAGTTTTTGGCCCAGCTTCGCTGGTCCGGTCTTTTTCCAGGATAATAACATCACCGTGAAACGGTAAAGATACCTCCACCGCACAGCGGTGGAAACACCTCACCTCGCGAAGCGAGGGGAAACACCTCCCTCCGCGGAGCGGAGGGAAACAACTCCGCGGAGCGGAAAAAACAATTATCTTCCCTGTATGAACTTCCTCCCCCCTGAATTCTATCGTCGTCCGGTGCTTACGGTTGCGCGAGAGCTGCTGGGAAAAATCTTCGTACGAAAATTGGACGGGCAGCTGCTGAGTGGACGCATCGTGGAGGTGGAGGCATACCATCAGGATGGGGATGAATCTGCGCACAGCTATGGGGGAGAGAAGGGACGCAACCGGGTGATGTTCAGGGATGGGGGATTGCTGTATGTTTACTTTACGTATGGCATGCATTTCTGCATGAATGTGGTCGTCGAAGGGGAGGGGACGGGAGCGGCCGTGCTGCTGCGCGCGATCGAACCGATGGACGGGATTGAGGTGATGAGAGAAAACAGGGGTGGGGATAAAAAGGATGTCGACTTGAGCAATGGACCGGCCAAACTCTGCCAGGCGCTCGGCATCGCCAGGGAAGAGAATGGGTTGCCGCTCGATGGAGGGGTCGTCGGAATTCTCGATGTGGAAGCGGTATCATCCTCGAAAATTGCCGTTTCCACCCGTATCGGCATTTCCCGCAGCAAAGAACTGCCCTGGCGCTTCTTCCTGGAGAATAATCCTTTCGTCTCACGCGGACGTCCGTCCGGCACCAGGGACTGAATCCCTTCCCAAATGCTTAATTTTTTTTGACCTGAAAAAAAGATTCCGGGTCTTGGTATCTGTTTATTTTTTTCACATTTTGATTCACGAGAACTGCCACTTTTCACTGCAGAAACCCGTCAGACCCGATTTGTGCATGACCATTTCTCAGCATCCGCAGACATCCTTCCATAGATCTTCCCTCGTCTTTTCCTCTCTCAGAAACAATACAAGGAAGGTATCATGAGCACTGGTGCCTATGCGTTCCTTTTCTTCGGGGATACCGAACAACTTCTCCCCGCAATCGATGCGGTGCGCGGAATGCCACAGACTCAGTCCTGGCATGCCGTGGACGGACATTATCACCTGGCCGTTGCGCTGTCCGATAATACGGTGCGCGACCAGCTCGCAGATCTGCCCGGTGTACAGAACATGCTGTACTGCGAGGTAGACAACGAAATTCGCGGCGGCTTCACTGTCGAAGCTGAACCCACGTATGCATGGCTGACGATGGAAGTCGACAGTGAGAAAGCGGCCGAGGTGCAGGAAGCGCTCAAGGCGCTGCCTGAGAATTCCTTTCCCGCTCTCGCCTTCGGCGACTGTGGTGCCGTGGCTGCGATCAAAGGCGCGACCTTCGAGGTCGTAGACAAAATGGTGGAGAGCGCCGTGCGTCCCCTCGACGGCATGCTCCGCGTGAAACGTGACTGGATCATCGACCTCACCCAATTATAGAGGCAGACAGATGGTAGAACAACACACTGAAGAATTCAAACAATTCAATGTCGACCTCTGGAAGTACGACGGACATGAGGGTGCGCTCATTCCGCTGCTGCAGTCGGCACAGGACACCTACGGGTACGTCCCGGAAAAGGCTATTCATTATATAAGCCATGTCACCGGCATCCCTGCCGCTGAGATTTACGGGGTGGTAACGTTTTATGCGCAGTTCCGCACCAAACCGCTGGGCAAGAATATCATTCGCGTCTGCAATGGCACAGCCTGCCATGTCAACGGCGTGAAGATGCTCTATAACACGATCCAGGAAGAGCTGGGCGTCAACTATGACGAGACGACCGACGACGGCGAATTCTCGCTGCTGTCAGTGGCCTGCATCGGTTGCTGCTCACTCGCTCCGGTGATCACAATTAATGGTGAGGTGTTCGGTCGCCTCACAGCAGCGAAGCTGCGTAAAATCCTTCGCGATGCCCAGCGTCGCGCCAAAGCAAGCGAACAGTAAAGGCGGCGAGGCATACATGAAAACAGTATTAGTAGGACTCGGAACCTGTGGTATTTCCGCAGGCGGAGAAAAAGTTTACCGGGCGCTGCAGGAAGAACTCAAAGAGCATCCCGGCGCATTTGAACTCAAGGAAACCGGCTGTATAGGCATGTGCTACCGTGAGCCACTGGTAGAAATCCAGGACGGCAATGGCGGCAGCCACCTCTACGCCGAAGTATCACCCGATCGCGTGGGCCGCATTGTTGAAGAGGATATCGTCGGCGATACCGTCATCGACGACTGGCTCGCCACGGGCGAGGACAGGGAAAAGGGCTTCTTCGAAAATCAGGTACGCATCGTGCTGCGCAACTCGGGTATCATCGATCCGGGCAGTATCGAAGAGTATATCGAGCGCGACGGCTACAAGGCCGTAACCAAGGCGCTGAAGGAAATGACACCGGAAACGGTGATCGACGAAGTGCTGGCCTCCGGACTCCGCGGACGCGGAGGCGGCGGTTTCCCGACGGGCAAGAAATGGCAGTTTACCCGCGGTGCCGAAGGCACGAAAAAATACATTATCTGTAATGCTGACGAGGGCGATCCGGGCGCGTTCATGGATCGTTCGATTCTTGAAAGCGATCCGCACTCCGTGCTCGAAGGTATGATGATCGCAGGATACGCGATCGGCGCCGACGAAGCGTATATCTACTGTCGCGCGGAATATCCGAAAGCAATCGCACGCCTGCGTCTGGCGATTTCCCAGGCCATGAAGCGCGGACTGCTCGGAGAGAACATCCTCGACACCGGCTTCAATTTCAAGATCAAGATCAAGGAAGGTGCCGGTGCGTTCGTCTGTGGTGAGGAAACCGCACTGATCGCGTCCATCGAAGGACGCCGCGGCATGCCGCGCTTCCGTCCTCCTTTCCCGGCTGTCTCCGGTCTCTGGGGAAAACCAACGAACATCAACAATGTTGAAACCTTCGCCAATGTACCCTGGATCATCGCCAACGGCGGCAGCGCCTTTGCCGGGTATGGAACCGAGAACAGCAAGGGCACCAAGGTGTTCGCCATGGCAGGAAAGGTGCGGCGTACGGGACTGATCGAAGTGCCGATGGGACTGACCATCAAGTCGATCATTTTTGACGTCTGCGGCGGTATCCATGACGACAAGGAGTTCAAGGCCGTGCAGATGGGTGGTCCATCCGGCGGCTGTATCCCGGCTTCGATGTGCGATATCGCAGTCGATTACCAGGAAGTAAACAAAACCGGCGCCATCATGGGGTCGGGCGGTCTCATCGTGATGGACGAAACGACCTGCATGGTCGACGTCGCGAAATTCTTCCTCACTTTCACGCAGGCGGAATCCTGCGGCAAGTGTACGTTCTGCCGCATCGGAACCAAGCGCATGCTCGAAATTCTTGAGCGCATCACCGAGGGCGAAGGAACGATGGAAGACCTCGATAACCTCGAGGAACTGAGCGAACAGATCCGTTCGGCGTCGCTGTGCGGACTCGGACAGACGGCTCCCAACCCCGTCATCACGACGCTCAAATACTTCCGCGAAGAGTACGAAGCGCATATTAAAGACAAGAAGTGCCCCGCACACGAATGCGCCTCGCTGCTCACGTATGATATCAATGAAAACTGTAACGGCTGCACGGCCTGTCTACGGGCCTGTCCCACGGCCGCGATAACAGGCGAGCGCAAAGAGATGCATTACCTGAACCAGGATCTGTGCATCAAGTGCGGAAAATGTTTCACAGTGTGTCGCTTTGACGCGGTAACGAAGGATTGAGGTGCACCATGGTAACACTTACGATAAACGGAAAGCAAGTAACCGCATCCCCCGACAAGACCATCCTCCAGGTATGTGAAGATCAGGGTATCGACACGATTCCCACGCTCTGTTACGACGAGAAGCTGCCGCCGTTTGGCTCCTGCTTCCTCTGCGTAGTGGAGATGGAAGGACAGAATAAACTCTTCCCGTCGTGCTCGACCAAGGTCGGCGAAGGCATGGTCATTAATACACAGTCCGAGAAAGTCCGCCGCGCGCGCAAGACCTGTCTCGAACTGATCGTTTCAAATCACTACGCCGACTGCTTCGGCCCCTGCCGCCTCAACTGTCCGGCAGATGTCGACATCCAGGGCTACATGTCGCTCATCAGCCTTGGCAAATTCAAGGAAGCCGTCGCGCTGATCAAGGAAAAGAACCCGTTGCCTTCGGTCTGCGGACGCGTCTGTACTCGCAAATGCGAGGTCAACTGCCGTCGTACGCTGGTCGATTCTCCGGTGGGCATCGATTTCCTGAAACGCTATGTGGCCGATCAGGATATGATCGGTGACATGTGGAAGCCGGAAGTCAAGGACGACAACGGCGTGCGTGTCGCGATTATCGGTGGTGGTCCCGCCGGACTCACCGCGGCGTACTATCTCGCCATTGAAGGGTATCGTCCGGTCGTGTACGAGGCCCTCCCGCATCTCGGCGGTATGCTCCGCTACGGTATCCCCGAGTACCGCCTCCCGAAGGAAGTGCTCGACAAGGAAATCAGCTGGATTACCGATCTCGGTGTGGAAGTACATACCGGCCGCATGCTGGGTAAGGACTTCTCGATGGACGATCTCTTTGACCAGGGATTCCGCTCGGTTTTTGTCGCACTCGGCGCACAGATCGGCAAGCCCATGCGCGTGGAAAACGAGGAAGCCGAGGGCGTGC is part of the bacterium genome and encodes:
- a CDS encoding energy transducer TonB translates to MAVEKTPKADVKGKARRYMEISLIIALLLVTAAFAFFPDIQRENVAIQASDEIVKVEDIENTRQENRPPPPPRPPIPIEAPSADAIDDIDISSEIDLEATMEAPAAPPAQKQVEEEEVYFEVVEDPPTIIGGLDAVRKHLVYPDLAIRAGVEGTVVVLAYVNKDGKVTGTEVMRGIGGGCDEAAMEAVKKVTFNPGLQRGKPVNVKVSVPVRFRLN
- a CDS encoding T9SS type A sorting domain-containing protein — protein: MSKQDFRIRENGEEVKDFTLWCPDPAIRCASSIVMVADVSGSMRGEPMMRMKEAMHWLIDAHDGLLDEAALVSAGETTEIVQGMTALKPFLYDAIDGLFASGSSAVFNGCWAGMMELINNGVNSCRAVILFSDGLDNASNHTMNELIATANRNRIRIFTIGTGRTIKNLDLEVLALLTGGRYYENPREAQMIAILKEISVIIFQGFQECVITYERDCADGTMRSVDFQLRDFCGGNDEKSKKYRAPLDSISYWRQHLRIPEIVSEPVPTVTLPLELTAVPKDSILYPFTLQLTASEPRRPLYDVTIPQGSPIENAQIRLSKTGDGLLFSLEEEVAVRDTGRLLDMHFSTAGIADSSHFPLRTEVHDHARCVGTIVEEGGYMIVPRLLPRIDGPDTVYGCHSSAVTLSANTGFSEYLWSNGDRGRTIEVHQSGEYWVQVKDVFGDPLRSSSVTVVIRPERNVWIEHDGPLEVCNPETVTLRVGGDTEGAQIYWNGNSWARAQFNVGATGMYWAEVVDAEGCRHLTDTVMATVNTPPLHLNVQNDTMICAGDLLELRVLEDYPRYGWSTGDSTQSILVLGEYYRPYEVTAWDSAGCRSVKKNIRVLLYPGETLELFPSNLVYVCDSASAQVAASGNFVSWEWSSGERTPFINITSPGQYILTATDTNGCSVIDTVFARPAEMLPPPRIGTPQGTVICTNGSLPLDGGAGYIAWRWSTGDTTRSILVSDSGSYYVDVTAHGGCVYRSQPVYIFRRSSPNDGIQVQGDTLLCPGETIKLIAPPGQQYYFWTTGETTSSILVRDGGHYAVTYVTPEGCEDTAPTIFLYEPEARFPVISRAGDQLRTQSGAVSYQWYWEDGSLAGETDSVLQVSRTGRYAVVIVDSCGRNLRSEDFIVSVLEVPTAIPSTPQLAVYPDPARNMQNLHISGCQGPMEVTLHDLLGRQRLSRHVPHNGTITLDISALPRGVYILRLAHGQGSMTRRVVLE
- a CDS encoding T9SS type A sorting domain-containing protein, yielding MKHLTTVIILCILLASSAQAQPNLNFKRITVNWPTIEVYFAVSCDGVPAHDMVKQNFAILENGKEIENFTYWCPDPSIRCAVSVALVADVSGSMRGEALDDAKLLMKSFVDLLDGQIDEATLISAGNDIRVEQIMTPLKLLLLPAVQQLESGGQSNTFDGVIRGIEELINSGVNQCRAILVFTDGLDNASEHGIDEIISLANRNRLRVFTISTGYTIQDVDLERLALFTGGRYYRRPNAGQMAAIYQEISSIIFQGFYECVLTYERGCADGSMRTVSVQLKDFCNGADEKSQTYRAPLDSTTFREQHFRLGTVVSEPTDIVSVPFLLDESLGSRTLFPFDITITNGRPARDILDVTIPPDSPLNGLSMSLDEYTDSIRIQLFDTLSVQSNDTLFALRYGTLGVFDSTFFPLSANVQTNYPCILTDVLDGGYYIVPKLFPIIEPEGPVSACPGDVVILRANEGFSEYRWSNGAKTESVSIDEGGVYFVDVVSFLGDTLRSKSVLVDMPRKRVVRIDTGSGLQICNGEQLELTVAGDTAGCRYFWNGSSTPSETMVASTEGEYWAVAVDFSGCTHPTDTVRVSVAAPSVTLNVGDVAWLCEEDTLRLTVTEQYPRYAWSTGDSTRSITITPDDWQLVTVTAWDSAGCMSFPRTVECRLFGSQLPAIFTPDGRALCNGIGIRLEAAVGITDVAWSTGERTRSIVVSAAGDYSLAAIDSNGCEVRDSVRIFDASTLPLPEIYAPTGLTLCDSWPIRLYTEDSYYGWKWSTGDTTRAVAISDTGWYYVDVMLASGCMLRSNPVHVDREFNPPPIIEIDGGTAMCPGDTIRLTAPAGQVLYFWNTKDTTRNILVTQPGIYAVTYLSPGGCENSTDAVRIRYHGEERPRLARSGDSLFTTSDAMSIQWVWDGVRIPGETDSVHHVTRTGRYWVEVVDSCGRTQRSDTLLVSTLDMRSPIANTPQLSVYPDPARNMQNLHISGCQGSMTVTLHDLLGRQRLSRHVPHNGTLTLDVSALPRGVYILRLTHAQGSLQRRVVLE
- a CDS encoding DNA-3-methyladenine glycosylase, which produces MNFLPPEFYRRPVLTVARELLGKIFVRKLDGQLLSGRIVEVEAYHQDGDESAHSYGGEKGRNRVMFRDGGLLYVYFTYGMHFCMNVVVEGEGTGAAVLLRAIEPMDGIEVMRENRGGDKKDVDLSNGPAKLCQALGIAREENGLPLDGGVVGILDVEAVSSSKIAVSTRIGISRSKELPWRFFLENNPFVSRGRPSGTRD
- the nuoE gene encoding NADH-quinone oxidoreductase subunit NuoE, which codes for MVEQHTEEFKQFNVDLWKYDGHEGALIPLLQSAQDTYGYVPEKAIHYISHVTGIPAAEIYGVVTFYAQFRTKPLGKNIIRVCNGTACHVNGVKMLYNTIQEELGVNYDETTDDGEFSLLSVACIGCCSLAPVITINGEVFGRLTAAKLRKILRDAQRRAKASEQ